A region from the uncultured Stenotrophomonas sp. genome encodes:
- a CDS encoding Peptidase M15B and M15C DD-carboxypeptidase VanY/endolysin, whose product MRNAPHLLLNTADIEIWPGGLLRARSNHDARLLARASHVLRRKRDGRYLAVQLRGGLMPLVTRLPEEPGVEPALALLEARLSQPARMPPPSAPLPLDGLQQRLDQLGLDAGAYAACTGLPLVAEPACLQLAGFDRYRRPLWLTRGAARAWQRLHMAAAIDGIALDAISGYRSHAYQLGIFERKLARGLDMTAILTVNAAPGYSEHHGGNALDIGTPGEPPAEESFERAPAFAWLQRRAGDFGFHLSYPRDNPHGIVYEPWHWCFRG is encoded by the coding sequence ATGCGCAATGCCCCACACCTGCTGCTCAATACCGCCGACATCGAAATCTGGCCCGGCGGCCTGCTGCGCGCGCGCAGCAACCACGACGCACGCCTGCTTGCCCGCGCCAGCCATGTGCTGCGGCGCAAGCGCGATGGCCGCTATCTGGCCGTGCAACTGCGTGGCGGCCTGATGCCGCTGGTGACACGCCTGCCCGAAGAGCCCGGCGTCGAACCGGCACTGGCGCTGCTCGAGGCCCGGCTGTCGCAACCGGCACGCATGCCCCCGCCCTCCGCCCCGCTGCCGCTGGACGGGCTGCAGCAGCGGCTGGACCAGCTCGGCCTGGATGCCGGCGCCTATGCCGCGTGCACCGGGCTGCCACTGGTCGCCGAACCGGCATGCCTGCAACTGGCCGGCTTCGACCGCTACCGCCGCCCGCTGTGGCTCACCCGCGGCGCCGCGCGTGCATGGCAGCGCCTGCACATGGCCGCCGCAATCGACGGCATTGCGCTGGACGCGATCTCCGGCTACCGCAGCCACGCCTACCAACTGGGCATCTTCGAACGCAAGCTCGCCCGCGGCCTGGATATGACCGCGATCCTCACCGTCAACGCCGCGCCGGGCTACAGCGAGCACCACGGCGGCAACGCGCTGGACATCGGCACGCCGGGCGAGCCACCCGCGGAGGAATCCTTCGAGCGCGCCCCGGCCTTCGCCTGGCTGCAACGTCGCGCAGGCGATTTCGGCTTCCACCTGAGCTACCCGCGCGACAACCCGCACGGCATCGTCTACGAGCCGTGGCACTGGTGCTTCCGTGGCTGA
- a CDS encoding conserved exported hypothetical protein (Evidence 4 : Homologs of previously reported genes of unknown function), whose product MTTVPASKSHAVAPASPWLALWIWLPLLGAGIANAFTSPRNGLTIGVSLFVLAVGIVLHRAFNRRRIRVQGRQLEVVSTFYRKCVDVSGLRLEQARVVDLAEHHEYRPGFKTNGFGMPGFQSGHFRMRGGAKAFCLLTDRSRVLVLPLRDGSMLLLSPEQPRALLDELKRLA is encoded by the coding sequence ATGACCACCGTGCCCGCATCGAAGTCCCATGCCGTCGCTCCCGCCTCGCCCTGGCTGGCGTTGTGGATATGGCTGCCGCTGCTGGGCGCCGGCATCGCGAACGCCTTCACCTCGCCGCGCAACGGACTGACCATTGGCGTCAGCCTGTTCGTGCTTGCGGTCGGCATCGTCCTCCACCGGGCCTTCAACCGCCGCCGCATCCGCGTGCAGGGCCGGCAGTTGGAGGTGGTTTCAACCTTCTACCGCAAGTGCGTGGACGTTTCCGGATTGCGGCTGGAACAGGCGCGCGTGGTCGATCTGGCCGAACACCACGAATACCGCCCCGGCTTCAAGACCAACGGTTTCGGCATGCCCGGCTTCCAGTCCGGCCACTTCCGCATGCGTGGCGGCGCCAAGGCATTCTGCCTGCTCACCGACCGCAGCCGCGTGCTGGTGCTGCCCCTGCGCGACGGCTCTATGCTGCTGCTTTCACCGGAACAGCCACGCGCCCTGCTCGACGAGCTGAAACGACTGGCGTAG